A single genomic interval of Williamwhitmania sp. harbors:
- a CDS encoding cation:proton antiporter: protein MLQLLNISFDFIYLPLLVLVALAWLIPMALSLLRVKRVPSVIVEIVLGYFVGHYVLAHSTIGGIYILNFLALTGFIFLMFLSGLEIDMEQLLGSFPRKKLSAGIFIKNPLLVALTYFCISLVLSIAASWALSFWIAVPNVWYFSLIYGNHLGWHNLTSVKE from the coding sequence ATGCTTCAACTCTTGAATATCTCTTTCGATTTCATCTACCTTCCTCTTCTGGTGTTGGTTGCCCTAGCTTGGCTTATTCCCATGGCGCTTTCCTTGTTGCGGGTAAAGCGTGTGCCATCTGTAATTGTTGAAATTGTGTTGGGCTATTTTGTTGGCCACTATGTTCTTGCCCATTCAACAATTGGAGGAATCTACATCCTTAATTTTCTTGCCTTGACGGGCTTCATCTTCTTGATGTTTCTCAGCGGTCTTGAAATTGATATGGAGCAGCTACTTGGCTCGTTTCCGAGAAAAAAGTTGAGCGCAGGGATATTCATCAAGAATCCGCTGCTTGTCGCCCTCACCTATTTTTGCATTTCGTTAGTGCTGTCAATTGCTGCTTCGTGGGCACTTTCTTTTTGGATTGCAGTTCCCAATGTTTGGTATTTTTCCCTAATTTATGGTAACCACCTCGGTTGGCATAATCTTACCAGTGTTAAAGAATAG
- a CDS encoding cation:proton antiporter: protein MLKNRGEASSLFGQMVITSAAVADILGIILFTFTAFILKNEFRFDILYIFILFAAFFFFYQLGSQSRKWVVLRKISFQLSHTASQISIRGSLFLLLIFVVIAQYISPEAVLLGAFLCGLLLSLFMHKGRSLLLVKLDGMGFGFFIPIFFMMVGATFNPAALAEFDLSLIPLLVVLLVVKIVPSVMWFRQFGLRKALSGGVLMSSRLSLIIAAAAIGLEMGLVTPGLNACFILLAVATCFLAPLLHGFIDSERTFLSDKTIIVGGSSVGVLLARRLKIHGRASIIVEKNEKRFNELKQKGFVAYYGDGAELNTFLDINTVRDNHVVVITGSDASNVQICEMLRHDLNHEKIISTATGLSIERMLKKFGIESVDTTRVMATTIENLILRPATYHALVDSFENFSVEEIHVRNTSVDSLQLKDVAFHKDAILIMLRRGSSLIIPHGESYLRVGDVLTVFGTNTAMEDARLKLSGDS from the coding sequence GTGTTAAAGAATAGAGGTGAGGCGTCAAGTCTATTTGGTCAAATGGTAATTACCTCCGCGGCAGTTGCCGATATACTGGGAATAATTCTATTCACCTTTACGGCATTTATACTCAAGAATGAATTTCGGTTCGACATACTTTATATTTTTATCCTCTTTGCTGCCTTCTTCTTCTTTTACCAGTTGGGAAGTCAATCTCGCAAATGGGTTGTGCTGCGTAAAATCAGCTTTCAACTATCGCATACTGCCTCCCAAATAAGCATAAGAGGCTCACTGTTTCTTCTGCTAATTTTTGTTGTGATTGCACAGTATATAAGCCCAGAGGCTGTGCTGCTTGGCGCATTCCTCTGTGGGCTATTGCTTTCACTTTTCATGCACAAGGGCCGTTCGCTATTGCTAGTTAAGCTCGATGGAATGGGTTTTGGCTTTTTTATCCCCATATTCTTTATGATGGTTGGCGCAACCTTTAACCCGGCGGCACTTGCTGAATTTGACCTAAGCCTTATTCCGCTGCTAGTTGTGCTGCTTGTGGTAAAGATCGTTCCATCAGTAATGTGGTTTAGGCAGTTTGGCTTACGCAAGGCCCTTTCTGGCGGTGTCCTAATGTCATCACGCCTTAGCCTTATAATTGCTGCGGCGGCAATTGGTCTTGAAATGGGGCTGGTAACACCTGGTCTAAATGCTTGTTTCATTTTACTAGCCGTGGCAACCTGCTTTCTTGCACCGTTGCTGCATGGTTTTATCGATTCAGAAAGAACTTTTTTATCGGATAAAACAATAATTGTTGGTGGCAGTAGCGTTGGAGTGCTGCTGGCTCGCAGGTTGAAAATTCATGGGCGCGCTTCCATTATTGTAGAAAAAAACGAGAAGCGCTTTAATGAGCTAAAACAGAAAGGATTTGTTGCTTATTATGGCGATGGGGCTGAGCTAAATACATTTTTGGATATAAATACAGTGAGGGATAATCATGTGGTGGTTATCACAGGTTCGGACGCTTCCAACGTGCAGATTTGCGAGATGCTACGCCACGATTTGAACCATGAAAAAATTATCTCTACCGCCACAGGATTGTCTATTGAGCGTATGCTTAAAAAATTTGGTATTGAATCGGTCGACACCACTCGCGTAATGGCTACAACCATAGAAAATCTGATTCTACGTCCAGCTACCTACCATGCGTTGGTTGACAGTTTTGAGAATTTTAGTGTTGAGGAGATTCACGTGCGCAACACCTCAGTTGATAGTCTTCAACTTAAAGATGTGGCCTTCCATAAAGATGCCATTCTCATAATGCTTAGGCGAGGTAGCTCTCTAATTATTCCTCATGGTGAGTCCTATCTTAGAGTTGGAGATGTGCTCACGGTTTTTGGCACAAACACTGCTATGGAGGATGCGCGCCTTAAACTTAGTGGTGATTCTTAG